Genomic segment of Kibdelosporangium phytohabitans:
TGTGGACCAGCCTCGGGATGCCCGCGCGGGCGGCGTTCGTGATGAACGTCAGCGTGCCGGTGCTGCCCGAACCGGCGACCAACAGCACCCGCCGGAACCCGCGCCGAGTCTGGGAAACGCCTTAGTCCAATGCGCTCAGGCGTTGGCCGATCAGCACGATCGCGCCGATCGACGCGAGCGTGCCGCCGTTGCACGTGAACCACTGCTCGGAGCTGCTCACGTGCACGGGCTCGCCGTTGTGCGGGGTGACCATGACCGCCAGCTCGTAGCCGAAGGTGCCGGTGGCGATCGCGCCGTCGTGGTTGAAGTCGATCGCGCAGTCACCGTGGAAGACCATCGTCGCCGGTTTGAGGTACGTGGTCCCGCGCTGCGCGAACCGGTGGCTCGCCGGGCAGGTGATGCTCGGCGCGTCGGTGCCCAGACCGCTGATGAACATGCCTTCGCTGATCCGGTCGAGCACAGCGAGTTCGTCGGTCGGCCCGTCGGCGGGTGTCACCACGACGGCCCCGCGCAACGTCAACGCCAGATCCACCGCCACGTGGCCGATGTCAGCCGTCGCCGCCGCGATCGGTGTGTCGGGCAGCGTGTACCGGGCCATGAGCACCCCTTGCGCGCGGAAAAGACGAGGCGGCATCACGTTATGGCCTGAAGGCCCGGTTCCGGCGGCCCGAAAGGGCAGCACATCGGGCGCAGGACCGGACGTTTCGGCGTACGCGCCAGGGATTACACGGCCGAAACACCGGTGCAATACCGGGCGGCGAGCCTGGTCGCATGACCGATACACACACGTGGCGACTGCGCGTCGAGCTCGACGACTCCCCGGGTGTGCTGGCGCGGATCACCACCCGGCTGGCCGCCCGCGACTGCAACGTACTGGCGTTGTCGATCCTGCCCGTGCCGTCCGGCGTGGTCGACGAGCTGGTCGTCAAGGCCGCACCGGACGTGCCGCCTGCCGAGCTGGTCAGGGAGATCAGGGCGGAGGGTGGCAGGTGCCTCGGCATCACCCACGCCGATGTACGCGACCTGGTCGATCCGCCGACCGCGGCGCTGCGGGCGGCGGCGATGGCGTTCGAGGACCCGTGTGCCGCCCCCGAGGCGCTGCGCACCCTGCTCGCCGCCGACTCGGTGACCTACGAATCGGGCGAACCGGGCCGGACGCTGGACGGCGGGCACCGCGCGATCCTCGATCTCGGCGACGGCACGACCGTGGCCGCCCGGCGCGGCTGGGCGCCGTTCACCGACGTCGAACTGGCCCGCGCGGCCGTGTTCACCGCGATGTTCGCGTCGGTCGCGGTCGACGCCGACCCGCCGTCGGCGATCGTCTTGCCGGACGGTGCGGGTGTCGTGCTGCGCCGCGGGGACATCGCCGACCTGGAACCGGTGTCCCAGCTGCATGCGCGCTGCTCAGCGCGGACGTTGTTCGCCAGGTACCACTCCGGGGTGCGCACGCTGCCGCGGCGGTTGCTGCACCGGTTGCTGACTCCGCCGCGCGGCAGCACGATCCTGGCTGTCTGCGGGCGCGAGGTCGTCGGGATCGGGCAGCTGATCCGCACAGCGCGGCCGGAGGAGGCCGAGGTGTCGTTGTTGATCGAGGATTCCTGGCAGCACAAGGGAATAGGCACGGCGTTGCTGCGCAGGCTGGCGGTGGCGGCACGGGCCGAGGGGCACCGCGAGCTGGTCGCGTGGTGCCTGCCTGGTGAGTCCGGGTTCGAGCGCACGGCGGTGCGGGCCGGGATCTCGTTGTCGGTACGCACCGAGCAGGGCATGCACCGCATCGGCCTGCGAGTGGGTGAGAGCGCTCCCCAGGCGATCGGGACGCGTTGACGTTCCTCCGCGGCCTCCGCACCTGATCAGGCTACGCTGGCTTGACTGTGCGGAGTTGGGAGGAACGCAGGTGGCCAGTCGACCGCTCTCCGGAGCACGACCCACTCTCGAGGACGTCGCCGCGGTCGCGGGTGTGTCCCGAGCGACCGCGTCACGCGTGCTCAACTCGTCGCCCCGGGTGAGCCCGGAGGCACACGAAGCGGTCACGGCCGCCGCGCTGAAACTGGGGTACCAGCCCAACCAGGCGGCACGGACACTCGTCACGAGGCGGACCGGCGCGATCGCGATGCTCGTGTCCGAGCCGCAGGCGAAGGTCTTCAACGACCCGCACTTCGGCGCGCTGGTGCGGGCGGCGGCGAGCGAACTGGCGAACTTCGACACCCAGCTGGTGCTGATGCTCGGTCTGGGCGAAGGCGCGCACGGCCGTGCCGAGCGGTTCCTGCGCGGCGGGCACGTGGACGGCGCGCTGCTGTTCTCGCCGCACCGGGACGACCCGCTGCCGTCGACGGTCCGCAAACTGCACCTGCCCTGCGTGTTCGGCGGGCGTCCGTGGGGGTCGCTGCGCGGTCTCCACACAGTGGACAACGACAACGAGGGCGGCGGCTACCTGGCCACCGAGCACCTGCTCAGCCTCGGCCGCCGGACGATCGTGTCCGTCACCGGGCCGCACGACGAGCTCTCCGCGCGGGACCGGCTGGCGGGCTGGACCCGCGCGACCGGCTCCGGCCCGGAGGAGCTGGCGCGCCTCACCGAGTCGGGCGAGTACACCCGCGAGGGCGGGTACCGGGCGATGAACATGCTGCTGCACCGGGTGCCCAAGCTCGACGGGGTGTTCGCCGCGAACGACCTGATGGCTGTCGGCTGCCTCAAGGCGCTGCGCGAGGCGGGCAGGCGTGTGCCGGAGGACGTCGCGGTCGTCGGCTTCGACGACAACCCGATGGTCGCCCCGCACACCGATCCGCCGCTGACGACGGTGCGCCAGGACCTCGGTGACCAGGTCCGCAAGATGATCGCCAACCTGACTGTGCTGATCGACGGCGGTTCGGTCCGCAAGCGCGAGGTGCTTCCCGTGCAGCTGGCTCGCCGCGAGTCCGCCTGATCGTGCCGGTCGCCTGGTCGTGACGGGGGATGCCGGACCGCCGCGTCCGGCATCCCCCGCACGGATGCCCGGAGCGTCACCTCCGGGCCACTTTCTCCCCTGCCCACTCGGCGCGGTCTGACGTCCGGCATCCGTGAGAGCGCTCCCACCCTCTCTCGGAATCGACACCGTGTCAAGACGTGTCCTGGCAGGATGGTCGGGTGACCGACGGCGACCGGGTGCACCTGGACGAGCGGACCTCATCGTGGCTGACCGACGTCCTTGGCAGGCAACGAATCGTGGCAGCCCGTTCGTTGTCAGGCGGCTTCCGGAACCACAACGTCCGGCTCGTCACCGACATCGGCGAGGAGTACGTACTTCGCCGGTTCCTGCACGACAACACCTGCGCCGTCGAAACCGCGCTGGCCGAACGGCTGACCGGTGTGGTCCCGGTGGCCGAGGTCCTCGCCGATGATCCCGACGGCGCGCTGACCGGCAGGCCGGCGATGCTGTCCCGCTTCGTTCCCGGTGTCCTGCTCACCGAAGCGCTGCCGGCCTCGGCGGAAACACACCAGCTGGGCCACGCGGTCGGTGCGATCCTCGCCGCGATCGGCACCGTCACCTTTGCCCAGCCGGGGTTCTTCACGTCGGTGCTCGTGCCGGACGGGACGGACACGACGACACAACTGCCCGCGTTCGTCGAGCGATGCCTCGCTGAGGGCAACGCGGACCAGGCCTTCAGCGCCGGCGAGCTCGATGCCCTGCGACAGCACGCCGCGGACCAGGCCGCGTTGCTCACGCCGTTGCGCGGGGCGCGTCAGCTGGTCCACTCCGACTTCAACCCCAAGAACCTGCTTGTCGCCCGGCGGGACGGGACGTGGGTCGTCACCGCCGTGCTGGACTGGGAGTTCGCGTTCGCCGGTGCCCCGTTGGTCGACGTCGGCAACATGCTGCGGTTCCAGGACGAGATCCCGCCGGACTTCGCCGACGGCTTCATCGCGGGGTTCGCGGCGGCCGGTGGTGACCTGCCGGAGGACTGGCGTCCGGTCAGTCAGGCGCTGGACCTGTTCGCGCTGGCGGACTTCCTCACCCGGCCGCCCGGCAACCCGTTCTTCGGCAAGGCGGTCGCCGTCATCCGGCGACAGCTTCAGACCTGAGACGGCCCGCTCGGCGGGATCCTGCTCGCCCTGATCGCGGGCACCAGCGCGGCCAGCACCGCACCTACCGCCCCGACCAGCGCCGCGAAGACCCCGAGGTCGAAGTTCATCCGCTCCAGCAGGACGAACACGCTCACCAGGCCGACCACGGCGCCGGTGACGCCGACCCACGCCGCCTCCGCGATGACGCCGTTGAAGACCTGCGCGCGGCTCGCGCCGAAGCAGCGCAGCAGGGCGACGTCCCGCCTCCTGCGGCGGACCGTCACCGAGAAGGTCTTGTACACCACGACCTCCGTGACCACGAACATCGGCAGCAGCCACCACGCCGGCGCACGGGCCACGATCATCAGGATGAAGATCCCGATCACCACGGCGCAGCACACCAGCGAAGCCACACTGATCCGGTAGCCCGCGTGGACCGGATGCGTCTTCATCGCATCGCCGCCCGGACCGACTCGACCGTCGGCCTGGTCACCTCGTCGACGATCCTGCCGTCCGCCAGGACGTGGACCAGGTCCGCGTGCGCGGCCACGAACGGGTCGCGCGTGGCCAGCAGCACCGACTGGCCCAGCTTGCGGACCCACATCCGCAGGAAGCCCAGCAGCGCCGCGGCTTCGGCGCG
This window contains:
- a CDS encoding phosphotransferase family protein, which gives rise to MTDGDRVHLDERTSSWLTDVLGRQRIVAARSLSGGFRNHNVRLVTDIGEEYVLRRFLHDNTCAVETALAERLTGVVPVAEVLADDPDGALTGRPAMLSRFVPGVLLTEALPASAETHQLGHAVGAILAAIGTVTFAQPGFFTSVLVPDGTDTTTQLPAFVERCLAEGNADQAFSAGELDALRQHAADQAALLTPLRGARQLVHSDFNPKNLLVARRDGTWVVTAVLDWEFAFAGAPLVDVGNMLRFQDEIPPDFADGFIAGFAAAGGDLPEDWRPVSQALDLFALADFLTRPPGNPFFGKAVAVIRRQLQT
- a CDS encoding LacI family DNA-binding transcriptional regulator, translated to MASRPLSGARPTLEDVAAVAGVSRATASRVLNSSPRVSPEAHEAVTAAALKLGYQPNQAARTLVTRRTGAIAMLVSEPQAKVFNDPHFGALVRAAASELANFDTQLVLMLGLGEGAHGRAERFLRGGHVDGALLFSPHRDDPLPSTVRKLHLPCVFGGRPWGSLRGLHTVDNDNEGGGYLATEHLLSLGRRTIVSVTGPHDELSARDRLAGWTRATGSGPEELARLTESGEYTREGGYRAMNMLLHRVPKLDGVFAANDLMAVGCLKALREAGRRVPEDVAVVGFDDNPMVAPHTDPPLTTVRQDLGDQVRKMIANLTVLIDGGSVRKREVLPVQLARRESA
- a CDS encoding GNAT family N-acetyltransferase, translated to MTDTHTWRLRVELDDSPGVLARITTRLAARDCNVLALSILPVPSGVVDELVVKAAPDVPPAELVREIRAEGGRCLGITHADVRDLVDPPTAALRAAAMAFEDPCAAPEALRTLLAADSVTYESGEPGRTLDGGHRAILDLGDGTTVAARRGWAPFTDVELARAAVFTAMFASVAVDADPPSAIVLPDGAGVVLRRGDIADLEPVSQLHARCSARTLFARYHSGVRTLPRRLLHRLLTPPRGSTILAVCGREVVGIGQLIRTARPEEAEVSLLIEDSWQHKGIGTALLRRLAVAARAEGHRELVAWCLPGESGFERTAVRAGISLSVRTEQGMHRIGLRVGESAPQAIGTR
- a CDS encoding FtsX-like permease family protein; protein product: MKTHPVHAGYRISVASLVCCAVVIGIFILMIVARAPAWWLLPMFVVTEVVVYKTFSVTVRRRRRDVALLRCFGASRAQVFNGVIAEAAWVGVTGAVVGLVSVFVLLERMNFDLGVFAALVGAVGAVLAALVPAIRASRIPPSGPSQV